A stretch of DNA from Spirosoma endbachense:
AACCAGCTCTTCGGTCGAGAAGGATTGCTGAATCTGATGAAAAATGAGATGCTCCTGAAGCTTCCGATAATTGATCTGCGATTTAATGTAATTCGTTGACAGATGCTTGATCGCGACTACCAGATAAGCGCCCAGATGACTAATCACAAGTTGTTGGCGCTTATTCCAGATACTCTCAAACACATCGTGAACCAGCTCTTCCGCTTCTTCCTTCATACCAATCTTGTGATAAGCCACACTGAAAAGCTTATACCAATAGCGATTATAAAGCTCTTTAAAAGCTTCAGCATCGTCTTCTTTCAGGAAGGTCAACAACTGCTCGTCCAGGACTGATTGGTAATTCATCCGAGATGCTGTCTATTGTGATTTTATGTATAGTCAATCCAGCGAAGAAAATCCCTAAATGATTTTAAAGATTCCCCTTATAATTCAATTAAACAAACTAATTTATAACTTTTTCAAGTTATCGTACGATGTATTTATGAAAAATAATTTGGCAAATACGAATCGATTGGCCACTTTTATAATCGTATACTACCACAGGCAATTCTGATTCAGGATCGATTTTCGACCTGA
This window harbors:
- a CDS encoding RNA polymerase sigma factor; its protein translation is MNYQSVLDEQLLTFLKEDDAEAFKELYNRYWYKLFSVAYHKIGMKEEAEELVHDVFESIWNKRQQLVISHLGAYLVVAIKHLSTNYIKSQINYRKLQEHLIFHQIQQSFSTEELVNFSELSEALKQVMKKLPEQSSEIFKLSRFENQSVKDIASRLNISEKAVEYHITKSIKLLKEDLKAYHNYN